The following proteins come from a genomic window of Proteinivorax hydrogeniformans:
- the tpiA gene encoding triose-phosphate isomerase, whose amino-acid sequence MTNRIPILAGNWKMNKTASESEKFFEEVAEKLDVDEVEAVVCPPFTSLQAAKSLLSNSSIKLGAQNVHFEEKGAYTGEISPDMLKDLGVEYVIVGHSERRAMFGESDEIVNKKVLAVINSKMKPILCVGETLEEKEDNKTEEVCKTQVEEGLKGLTKAQLENVVIAYEPVWAIGTGKSATKEDANETIAFIRNTVKEFASNDVAQQIRIQYGGSVKPENISDYMAMSDIDGALVGGASLKVPSFVDIVKF is encoded by the coding sequence ATGACTAATAGAATCCCAATTTTAGCAGGTAACTGGAAGATGAATAAAACTGCCAGCGAAAGTGAAAAGTTTTTTGAGGAAGTAGCAGAAAAGCTGGATGTTGATGAGGTAGAAGCGGTTGTTTGTCCGCCATTTACTAGCTTGCAGGCGGCTAAAAGTTTGCTGAGCAACTCAAGTATAAAACTAGGAGCTCAGAATGTACATTTTGAAGAAAAAGGAGCTTATACAGGTGAGATTTCCCCTGATATGTTAAAGGATTTAGGGGTTGAGTACGTTATTGTAGGCCACTCAGAGCGTAGAGCTATGTTTGGGGAAAGTGACGAGATTGTAAATAAAAAAGTGTTAGCTGTGATAAATAGCAAAATGAAACCAATCCTTTGTGTAGGAGAAACTTTAGAAGAAAAGGAAGATAATAAAACCGAGGAAGTTTGCAAAACTCAGGTTGAAGAGGGTCTAAAAGGACTTACTAAAGCACAACTTGAAAATGTTGTAATAGCCTACGAACCTGTTTGGGCAATCGGTACAGGAAAATCTGCTACAAAAGAAGATGCCAACGAAACCATTGCTTTTATTAGAAATACTGTTAAAGAGTTTGCATCTAACGATGTAGCACAGCAAATTAGAATTCAATATGGAGGTAGTGTAAAGCCAGAAAATATTAGCGACTACATGGCGATGTCTGATATAGACGGCGCCCTTGTAGGTGGAGCTAGCTTGAAGGTGCCTTCTTTTGTCGATATTGTTAAGTTTTAG
- the eno gene encoding phosphopyruvate hydratase gives MTEIIEVYGREVLDSRGNPTVEVEVVLEGGALGRAIVPSGASTGAYEAVELRDGDKGRYLGKGVEKAVDNINNIIAPALEGADALEQTAIDKSLIELDGTDNKGKLGANAILGVSMAVAKAAAEAIGMPLYKYLGGVNACDLPVPMMNILNGGSHADNNVDIQEFMVMPVGANSFKEALRMGAEIFHNLKAVLNEKGLGTGVGDEGGFAPNLSSNEEALSVIMDAIERAGYKPFDDIRLALDVAATEIYKDGKYHLEGEGVVKSTTELIDFYADLVDKYPIISIEDGLSEDDWDGWVEMQQKLGDKIQIVGDDLFVTNTERLSKGIEIKAGNSILIKLNQIGTITETLEAIEMAKKAGFTCVISHRSGETEDSTIADFAVATNAGQIKTGAPSRTDRVAKYNQLLRIEEELDFTGKYLGMGSFYNIK, from the coding sequence ATGACAGAAATTATCGAAGTATATGGTAGAGAAGTATTAGATTCGCGAGGAAACCCTACTGTTGAAGTTGAAGTTGTGCTAGAAGGAGGTGCCTTAGGGCGAGCAATAGTACCTTCTGGAGCTTCTACAGGAGCTTATGAAGCAGTGGAGTTAAGAGATGGAGATAAAGGCCGTTACCTAGGTAAAGGCGTTGAAAAAGCTGTAGATAACATCAACAATATCATCGCACCGGCGCTAGAAGGTGCAGATGCATTAGAGCAAACAGCTATAGATAAAAGTTTAATTGAATTAGATGGTACAGATAACAAGGGGAAACTAGGTGCTAACGCTATTTTAGGTGTTTCTATGGCTGTGGCAAAAGCAGCTGCAGAAGCAATAGGAATGCCTCTTTATAAATACCTAGGTGGAGTAAATGCTTGCGATCTTCCAGTTCCAATGATGAATATTTTAAATGGCGGATCTCATGCTGATAATAACGTAGATATCCAAGAGTTTATGGTAATGCCTGTAGGAGCTAATAGCTTTAAGGAAGCACTTAGAATGGGTGCAGAAATTTTCCATAACTTAAAGGCTGTATTAAACGAAAAAGGATTGGGAACTGGTGTAGGAGACGAAGGAGGCTTTGCCCCTAACTTATCTTCTAACGAAGAAGCACTTTCAGTTATTATGGATGCTATTGAGAGAGCTGGATATAAGCCATTTGACGATATTCGTTTAGCGCTAGATGTTGCTGCCACTGAAATTTATAAAGATGGGAAGTACCATCTAGAAGGTGAAGGCGTAGTTAAATCAACCACTGAGTTAATCGATTTCTATGCAGACCTAGTGGACAAATATCCAATTATCTCAATAGAAGATGGATTATCAGAAGATGACTGGGATGGATGGGTAGAGATGCAACAAAAACTTGGAGATAAAATCCAAATTGTTGGTGACGATTTATTTGTAACTAACACAGAAAGGTTATCTAAAGGTATAGAAATCAAAGCAGGAAATTCTATTTTGATAAAACTTAATCAAATTGGCACTATTACAGAAACGCTAGAAGCTATAGAGATGGCTAAAAAAGCAGGATTTACCTGTGTTATCTCTCACCGTTCAGGAGAAACAGAAGATTCTACAATCGCTGACTTTGCTGTAGCTACCAACGCAGGACAGATTAAAACTGGCGCTCCATCAAGAACAGATAGAGTTGCTAAATATAACCAACTATTAAGAATTGAAGAAGAACTAGACTTTACAGGCAAGTACTTAGGGATGGGCAGTTTTTACAACATTAAGTAA
- the gap gene encoding type I glyceraldehyde-3-phosphate dehydrogenase, whose amino-acid sequence MTLKIGINGFGSIGRRVLRIAHGNPNLEIVAINDLTDAKTLAHLLKYDSTYGRFEAEVEAKDNSIVVNNHEIEITDHKNPADIPWKKHGVDIVIEATGIFRKKEDAQAHIDAGAKKVIITAPAKNEDITIVMGVNEKDYDPQNHHIVSNASCTTNCLAPFAKVLNDNFGIKRGLMTTVHSYTNDQRLLDLPHSDLRRARAAAESIIPTTTGAAQAVSLVLPELKGKFDGFAMRVPTSAVSVVDMTVELEKDADVETINRAFKDACDNELQGVMDYTDEPLVSSDYKGSPFSSVIDGLSTKVMENNMVKVLAWYDNEWGYSARVVDLVLYMGKSL is encoded by the coding sequence ATGACATTGAAAATTGGTATTAACGGTTTTGGAAGTATCGGAAGAAGGGTGCTAAGAATTGCCCATGGAAATCCTAACCTAGAAATTGTAGCAATCAACGATTTAACTGACGCGAAAACATTAGCGCATTTATTAAAGTATGACTCTACTTACGGAAGGTTTGAAGCAGAGGTTGAGGCTAAAGATAATTCTATAGTAGTTAACAACCATGAGATTGAGATTACTGATCACAAAAATCCAGCAGATATTCCCTGGAAAAAGCATGGTGTTGACATTGTAATTGAAGCTACAGGAATCTTTAGAAAAAAAGAAGATGCCCAAGCTCATATCGATGCTGGTGCTAAAAAAGTAATCATCACAGCACCTGCTAAAAACGAAGACATCACCATTGTAATGGGAGTTAATGAAAAAGATTATGACCCACAAAACCACCACATTGTATCAAATGCATCTTGCACAACTAACTGCCTTGCTCCATTTGCCAAAGTGCTAAACGATAACTTCGGCATTAAAAGAGGTCTTATGACCACAGTTCACTCCTACACTAATGACCAGCGCTTGCTAGATTTACCACATAGCGATTTAAGAAGAGCAAGAGCTGCTGCAGAATCTATCATCCCTACAACCACCGGAGCTGCTCAAGCGGTTTCACTTGTACTGCCAGAGCTTAAGGGTAAGTTTGATGGCTTTGCTATGCGAGTTCCAACATCTGCAGTTTCTGTTGTTGACATGACTGTTGAACTAGAGAAGGATGCTGATGTAGAAACTATCAACAGAGCTTTTAAGGATGCTTGTGATAATGAACTACAAGGGGTTATGGATTATACTGATGAGCCGCTTGTATCAAGTGACTATAAAGGCTCTCCATTCTCTTCTGTTATTGACGGGCTTTCAACTAAGGTTATGGAAAACAACATGGTTAAAGTACTAGCCTGGTATGATAACGAGTGGGGTTATTCAGCAAGAGTTGTTGACCTAGTGTTATACATGGGTAAATCTCTATAA
- the secG gene encoding preprotein translocase subunit SecG — MSTILQIIHALIAIGVIAGVLLQSGKSAGLSGSIAGGAETFFGKSKGLDETLSKLTTVAAVLFIISSLILAFWLGR, encoded by the coding sequence GTGTCAACAATTTTACAAATTATACATGCCCTTATCGCAATCGGAGTAATTGCGGGAGTGCTACTGCAATCAGGTAAGAGCGCTGGCCTATCAGGCAGCATTGCTGGAGGAGCGGAAACTTTCTTTGGTAAGAGTAAAGGTCTAGATGAAACATTATCTAAGCTAACTACAGTGGCAGCAGTACTTTTCATAATTAGCTCTCTTATACTAGCTTTCTGGTTAGGGCGATAG
- a CDS encoding phosphoglycerate kinase, whose amino-acid sequence MNKLTLKDVNLKGKKVFVRMDFNVPLNDGKITDETRIQGALPTIQYLMENEAKVILASHLGRPKGQVKKELSLKVVADRISELIGREVKMAPDVISDKVTEMANSLENGEVMLLENVRFLPGEEKNDAQLSKEFAALADIFVNDAFGTAHRAHASTAGIADYIQAVAGFLIEKELNMLGEAVNNPKRPLVAIIGGAKVSDKIGVIENLIEKVDTLIIGGGMANTFLSAKGYDMGNSLVEEDKIELAKDLMKQATAKKVEIMLPSDLLVAEKFDNEAPSQIVPCDQVPNGWMAVDIGTKAAEEFSQVITKAQTIVWNGPMGVFEMDNFAKGTFSVAKALAKSEGLSIVGGGDSAAAVEKAGLAKQMGHISTGGGASLEFLEGKTLPGVEALTEK is encoded by the coding sequence ATGAACAAGCTTACATTGAAAGATGTTAACTTAAAAGGGAAAAAAGTTTTTGTACGCATGGATTTTAATGTTCCTTTAAACGATGGTAAGATAACCGACGAGACAAGAATTCAAGGGGCATTACCCACAATTCAATACCTAATGGAAAACGAAGCAAAGGTTATATTGGCATCTCACTTAGGTAGACCAAAAGGTCAAGTCAAAAAAGAGCTATCCTTAAAGGTTGTTGCAGATAGAATATCTGAACTTATAGGCAGAGAGGTTAAAATGGCTCCTGATGTAATAAGTGACAAAGTTACTGAAATGGCCAACTCTTTAGAAAATGGAGAGGTGATGCTGCTAGAAAATGTGCGCTTTTTACCTGGTGAGGAAAAAAACGACGCTCAGCTGTCCAAAGAATTTGCAGCCTTAGCGGATATCTTTGTTAATGACGCATTTGGAACTGCCCATAGAGCCCATGCAAGCACTGCTGGAATTGCTGATTACATACAAGCAGTAGCTGGGTTTTTAATTGAAAAAGAATTAAACATGCTAGGAGAAGCTGTAAATAACCCTAAGCGTCCGTTAGTTGCTATAATTGGCGGTGCTAAGGTAAGTGATAAAATCGGAGTTATAGAAAACTTGATAGAAAAAGTTGATACTTTAATCATAGGTGGTGGAATGGCTAATACCTTCCTATCTGCAAAAGGTTATGATATGGGTAACTCTTTGGTGGAAGAAGACAAGATTGAACTTGCTAAGGACTTGATGAAGCAAGCTACCGCAAAGAAAGTTGAAATAATGTTACCATCTGACCTTTTAGTAGCTGAGAAGTTTGACAATGAAGCGCCAAGTCAGATAGTTCCGTGTGATCAAGTGCCAAACGGATGGATGGCCGTGGATATTGGCACTAAGGCAGCAGAAGAATTTTCTCAAGTTATAACAAAAGCTCAGACAATTGTATGGAACGGTCCTATGGGAGTGTTTGAAATGGATAACTTTGCTAAAGGAACTTTTAGCGTTGCAAAAGCTTTAGCTAAGAGTGAAGGACTATCCATCGTTGGTGGAGGCGATTCAGCAGCTGCCGTGGAAAAAGCTGGATTAGCTAAGCAAATGGGTCATATCTCCACAGGTGGAGGAGCATCATTAGAGTTTTTAGAAGGAAAAACCTTGCCTGGTGTAGAAGCACTAACAGAAAAATAA
- the gpmI gene encoding 2,3-bisphosphoglycerate-independent phosphoglycerate mutase — MTTTKPLVLVVIDGWALNEVGDGNAVVAAEKPYYDALINKFPTTEIKASGLEVGLPQGQMGNSEVGHLNMGAGRVVYQDLTRINKAIEEGSFFKNEKLAASMDNCIEKNSTLHLMGLLSDGGVHSHTNHLFALLDMAKEKGVQKVKVHPILDGRDVPPKSALGYIEMLEAKLKDVHLGEIATVSGRYYTMDRDKRWERTEKAYNTIVAGNGDVATSALEAVESAYEQDKTDEFVPPVAIAKESKVEDGDSVIFYNFRPDRARQITTALTSDEFDGFNRKHLPKVHYTCFTQYDENFSLPIAFEQKEIVNTLGEVLSKAGKKQLRITETEKYAHITFFFNGGVEKSNDGEQRVLIPSPKVATYDLQPEMSAHETTDRLLEEMEQNDYDFILINYANPDMVGHTGNFKAAVKACNTVDKCLSKLVPAILKKGGGVIVTSDHGNAEQMVDPRTKKPHTAHTSNPVPLTLAGFGDKSLKEGALCDIAPTVLELMGVEIPAEMTGESLVKK; from the coding sequence ATGACTACAACCAAACCACTTGTACTAGTTGTTATTGATGGATGGGCATTAAATGAAGTTGGTGATGGTAATGCTGTTGTTGCAGCAGAAAAACCATATTACGATGCTTTGATAAACAAGTTTCCCACTACGGAAATTAAAGCTAGCGGCCTAGAAGTGGGGCTACCTCAAGGGCAAATGGGTAATTCTGAGGTAGGACACTTAAACATGGGCGCTGGAAGAGTAGTTTATCAAGACCTTACTAGAATCAACAAAGCTATAGAAGAAGGCTCATTTTTTAAAAATGAAAAGCTAGCGGCAAGTATGGATAACTGTATAGAAAAAAACTCGACGCTGCACCTGATGGGTTTACTATCCGATGGTGGAGTCCACAGTCACACAAATCACCTATTTGCCTTACTTGATATGGCGAAGGAAAAAGGTGTACAAAAGGTCAAAGTACATCCAATTTTAGATGGCAGAGACGTTCCACCCAAATCCGCTTTAGGATATATAGAGATGCTAGAGGCAAAACTAAAAGATGTACACTTAGGAGAAATTGCAACTGTATCCGGTAGATACTATACCATGGATAGGGATAAGAGATGGGAAAGAACAGAAAAAGCATATAATACTATTGTTGCTGGCAATGGTGATGTAGCTACCAGCGCTTTAGAAGCTGTAGAAAGTGCTTATGAACAAGATAAAACAGACGAGTTTGTTCCGCCAGTTGCAATAGCTAAAGAAAGCAAAGTGGAAGATGGAGATTCTGTTATCTTTTATAACTTTAGGCCGGACAGAGCTCGTCAAATAACTACAGCTTTAACCAGTGATGAATTTGATGGGTTTAACCGAAAGCATCTCCCTAAAGTACATTACACCTGCTTTACACAGTACGATGAAAATTTTTCATTACCTATAGCTTTTGAGCAAAAAGAAATTGTTAACACCTTGGGCGAAGTGCTAAGTAAAGCTGGTAAAAAGCAGCTAAGGATTACAGAGACAGAAAAATATGCCCATATAACTTTCTTCTTTAACGGTGGAGTTGAAAAAAGTAATGATGGGGAACAAAGAGTGTTAATACCATCTCCTAAAGTAGCTACCTATGACTTGCAGCCGGAGATGAGTGCTCATGAAACTACTGATAGGTTGTTAGAAGAAATGGAGCAAAACGATTATGATTTTATTTTGATTAACTATGCAAACCCTGATATGGTAGGCCATACTGGTAACTTTAAAGCAGCTGTTAAAGCTTGCAACACAGTAGACAAGTGTCTTTCTAAGCTAGTGCCCGCTATATTGAAAAAAGGCGGGGGAGTAATAGTCACATCAGATCATGGAAATGCAGAGCAGATGGTTGACCCTAGAACTAAAAAACCTCATACTGCGCATACATCCAATCCGGTGCCATTAACATTAGCAGGGTTTGGAGATAAAAGTCTTAAAGAAGGCGCTTTATGTGACATAGCCCCTACAGTACTTGAACTTATGGGGGTTGAAATACCAGCTGAAATGACCGGTGAGTCCCTAGTAAAAAAATAA